From a single Okeanomitos corallinicola TIOX110 genomic region:
- a CDS encoding ABC transporter permease — translation MSRSKALQYYIVSRLLFAPLQLLTIITIVFLLLRATPGDPADAILGGRAPESAKEELRKQLGLDLPIWLQYLNYLGNILRFDLGTSLTSRGQNVWEIISQHFPATAELAVSSMLIALIVGIFVGTISASRPGTSFDVGGRLFGIITYALPMFWVGMLLQLIFSVQLRWFPNSNRFPPNLPAPETITGLYTLDSLLGGNLSQFFTALHHLALPSLTLGILLSGIFERIVRVNLKQTLKADYVEAARARGISENKILISHALKNALIPVITVLGLTFASLLGGAILTEVTFSWPGLANRLYQAISDRDYPTVQGVLVFFGAIVVTASILIDILNAYVDPRIRY, via the coding sequence ATGTCTCGTTCCAAAGCCTTACAATATTACATAGTTTCTCGGTTGCTATTTGCACCATTGCAACTATTAACAATTATCACCATTGTTTTTCTGTTATTAAGAGCTACCCCAGGAGATCCAGCAGATGCAATTCTGGGTGGACGAGCGCCAGAAAGTGCTAAAGAAGAATTAAGAAAACAACTGGGTTTAGATTTACCAATCTGGTTACAATACCTCAATTATTTAGGAAATATTCTCCGTTTTGATTTGGGAACTTCCTTAACCAGTCGTGGTCAAAATGTCTGGGAAATTATTAGTCAACATTTCCCCGCTACCGCAGAATTAGCAGTTTCTAGTATGCTAATTGCGTTAATCGTAGGGATTTTCGTTGGTACAATTTCCGCATCTCGTCCGGGAACTTCCTTTGATGTTGGTGGACGTTTATTTGGAATTATTACCTACGCACTACCTATGTTTTGGGTGGGAATGTTATTACAATTAATCTTCTCTGTCCAACTGCGTTGGTTTCCTAATTCTAATCGTTTTCCCCCTAATCTTCCTGCACCTGAAACTATTACTGGTTTATATACATTAGATAGTTTGTTAGGTGGTAATTTGAGTCAATTTTTTACAGCTTTACATCATTTAGCTTTACCTAGTTTAACTTTAGGAATTTTACTCAGTGGCATTTTTGAACGTATTGTTAGGGTAAATTTAAAACAAACTTTAAAAGCTGATTATGTAGAAGCGGCTAGAGCGCGAGGAATATCTGAAAATAAGATTTTGATATCTCATGCTTTAAAGAATGCCTTGATACCTGTAATTACGGTCTTAGGTTTAACATTTGCTTCTTTATTGGGAGGAGCAATTTTAACAGAAGTAACATTTTCTTGGCCTGGTTTAGCAAATCGTTTATATCAAGCTATTTCTGATCGAGATTATCCGACTGTACAGGGAGTGTTGGTGTTTTTTGGTGCAATTGTTGTGACTGCGAGTATTTTGATTGATATTCTC